A region from the Acidobacteriota bacterium genome encodes:
- a CDS encoding purine-nucleoside phosphorylase, which produces MAQNSATDLFTRAESAAAFVRSQTAFQPQIGLVLGSGLGAFADDLESATRIPYAKIPAFPHSTAIGHAGQLVIGKSGEVPVAVMQGRVHLYEGYSANEVAFPMRVFGRMGIRAVILTNAAGGISTEYGQGALVIVRDHINLQGQNPLVGANDERLGPRFPDMSYTYAKRYREIALEEAKKLSIPPREGVYAALLGPSYETPAEIRYLRTIGADLVGMSTAPEAIAARHMGMNVLAISCVTNMAAGILDQPLAHDEVLEVGRRVMGQFIGLLRAVLPRISAELQASK; this is translated from the coding sequence CGGTCTCAGACTGCATTTCAACCCCAGATCGGCCTCGTCCTCGGTTCCGGCCTGGGCGCGTTCGCCGATGATCTGGAGAGTGCCACTCGGATTCCCTATGCAAAGATTCCCGCTTTTCCGCATTCGACGGCGATCGGCCACGCGGGGCAGTTGGTAATCGGAAAATCAGGCGAGGTTCCCGTTGCGGTCATGCAGGGGCGTGTGCACTTGTATGAAGGCTACTCCGCAAACGAGGTCGCGTTTCCCATGCGCGTGTTCGGAAGGATGGGAATTCGCGCGGTGATTCTTACCAACGCTGCCGGCGGAATCAGCACGGAATATGGGCAAGGCGCGCTCGTCATTGTTCGGGACCATATCAACCTGCAGGGACAGAATCCGCTGGTGGGAGCCAACGACGAACGATTGGGGCCGCGTTTTCCCGACATGAGTTACACCTACGCGAAACGCTATCGCGAGATCGCGCTCGAAGAGGCAAAGAAGCTTTCGATTCCTCCGCGCGAGGGTGTATATGCAGCGTTACTTGGACCAAGCTACGAAACCCCGGCGGAAATTCGCTACCTGCGGACGATCGGGGCCGACCTGGTGGGGATGTCTACGGCTCCGGAAGCGATTGCCGCGCGGCATATGGGAATGAACGTGTTGGCAATCTCGTGCGTGACCAACATGGCAGCCGGAATTCTCGACCAGCCTCTTGCTCACGATGAAGTCCTCGAAGTCGGCCGGCGTGTGATGGGACAGTTTATCGGGCTGCTGCGAGCGGTGTTGCCGCGGATCTCCGCAGAGTTGCAAGCATCGAAGTGA